The following are encoded together in the Streptomyces tsukubensis genome:
- a CDS encoding iron-containing alcohol dehydrogenase family protein has protein sequence MPVLTRLIPSPVVVDIRRGALDDLAAVLCDQRISPSGKLAVAISGGSGARLRERLAPALPGATWYEVGGGTLDDAIKLADAMKSGHYDAVVGLGGGKIIDCAKYASARIGLPLVAVATNLAHDGLCSPVATLDNDAGRGSYGVPNPIAVVIDLDVIREAPERYVRSGIGDVISNISAVADWELSHAETGEQIDGLAAAMARQAGEAVLRHPGDVSDDGFLQVLAEGLVMTGISMSVAGDSRPSSGACHEINHAFDILYPKRAASHGEQVGVGTVFAMHLRGAQGAAAHMAEVLRRHRLPVLPQDIGFSVDEFVRAVEFAPQTRPGRYTILEHLHLTTDQIKDAYADHAKAIGS, from the coding sequence GTGCCAGTACTGACGAGGCTCATCCCTTCGCCGGTAGTCGTCGACATCAGGCGCGGGGCCCTGGACGATCTCGCCGCGGTCCTCTGCGACCAGCGGATCTCCCCGTCGGGCAAGCTCGCGGTCGCCATCAGCGGCGGGTCGGGGGCCAGGCTGCGCGAGCGGCTCGCCCCGGCCCTGCCGGGCGCGACCTGGTACGAGGTCGGCGGCGGCACCCTCGATGACGCGATCAAGCTCGCGGACGCCATGAAGTCGGGCCACTACGACGCGGTCGTGGGGCTCGGCGGCGGCAAGATCATCGACTGTGCGAAGTACGCCTCCGCACGGATCGGGCTGCCGCTCGTCGCCGTCGCGACCAACCTCGCGCACGACGGGCTCTGCTCGCCGGTCGCGACCCTGGACAACGACGCGGGCCGAGGCTCCTACGGCGTGCCCAACCCGATCGCCGTGGTCATCGACCTCGACGTGATCAGGGAGGCACCCGAGCGCTATGTGCGCTCCGGCATCGGCGACGTCATCTCGAACATCTCCGCCGTGGCCGACTGGGAGCTGTCCCACGCCGAGACGGGGGAACAGATCGACGGACTCGCCGCCGCGATGGCCAGGCAGGCGGGCGAGGCGGTGCTGCGCCACCCCGGTGACGTCAGCGACGACGGCTTCCTCCAGGTGCTCGCCGAGGGCCTCGTGATGACCGGTATCTCGATGTCGGTCGCCGGCGACAGCCGCCCGTCCTCGGGCGCCTGCCACGAGATCAACCACGCCTTCGACATCCTCTACCCCAAGCGCGCCGCCAGCCACGGCGAGCAGGTGGGTGTGGGAACGGTCTTCGCCATGCACCTGCGCGGAGCCCAGGGCGCAGCCGCCCACATGGCCGAGGTGCTGCGGCGCCACCGGCTGCCCGTACTGCCGCAGGACATCGGCTTCAGCGTGGACGAGTTCGTCCGGGCCGTCGAGTTCGCGCCGCAGACCCGTCCGGGCCGCTACACGATTCTTGAGCACCTCCATCTGACCACCGACCAGATCAAGGACGCGTACGCCGACCATGCCAAGGCCATCGGTAGCTGA
- a CDS encoding ABC transporter ATP-binding protein gives MAVAEDKNDGRAHIPTVIADELHIVYRVNGGGRAKGGATAALSRIVRRGGESPGVRKVHAVRGVSFTSYRGEAIGLIGSNGSGKSTLLRAIAGLLPAEKGRVYTDGQPSLLGVNAALMNDLTGERNVVLGGLAMGMTREQVKERYQSIVDFSGINEKGDFITLPMRTYSSGMAARLRFSIAAAKDHDVLMIDEALATGDRKFQKRSEARIRELRKEAGTVFLVSHNNKSIRDTCDRVLWLERGELRMDGPTDEVIKEYEKFTSK, from the coding sequence ATGGCCGTGGCTGAGGACAAGAACGACGGGCGGGCCCACATCCCGACCGTCATCGCCGACGAACTCCACATCGTCTACCGGGTCAACGGCGGTGGCCGTGCCAAGGGCGGCGCCACCGCCGCGCTCAGCCGCATCGTGCGGCGCGGCGGCGAGTCGCCCGGTGTCAGAAAGGTGCACGCGGTACGGGGTGTCTCCTTCACCTCCTACCGGGGCGAGGCCATCGGGCTGATCGGCTCGAACGGTTCGGGCAAGTCGACACTGCTGCGCGCCATCGCGGGACTCCTGCCGGCCGAGAAGGGACGGGTCTACACCGACGGGCAGCCCTCGCTGCTCGGTGTGAACGCGGCCCTGATGAACGACCTGACGGGCGAGCGCAACGTGGTCCTCGGCGGTCTCGCCATGGGGATGACCCGGGAGCAGGTCAAGGAGCGCTACCAGAGCATCGTGGACTTCTCCGGCATCAACGAGAAGGGCGACTTCATCACGCTGCCCATGCGTACCTACTCGTCGGGTATGGCCGCCCGGCTGCGGTTCTCCATCGCCGCGGCCAAGGACCACGACGTACTGATGATCGACGAGGCCCTGGCCACCGGCGACCGCAAGTTCCAGAAGCGCTCCGAGGCCAGGATCCGCGAGCTGCGCAAGGAAGCGGGAACGGTCTTCCTCGTCAGCCACAACAACAAGTCGATCAGGGACACCTGCGACCGGGTGCTGTGGCTGGAGCGTGGCGAGCTGCGTATGGACGGCCCCACGGACGAGGTCATCAAGGAGTACGAGAAGTTCACCAGCAAGTAG
- a CDS encoding CDP-alcohol phosphatidyltransferase family protein — MPRPSVAELRPVVHPAGVKDRRSGEHWGGRLYMREISLHIDPYLVNTRITPNQLTYLMTVFGVLACPALLWPGIPGAVLGAVMVQLYLLLDCVDGEIARWRKQFSLGGVYLDRVGAYLTDAAVLVGFGLRGADLWGSGRIDWLWAFLGTLAALGAIMIKAETDLVGVARHQTGLPPVKESASEQRSSGMALARKAAGALKFHRLILGIEASLLIIVLAVVDQIRGDLFFTRLGIAVLAGIAVVQTLLHLVSILASSRLK; from the coding sequence ATGCCAAGGCCATCGGTAGCTGAACTCCGCCCTGTCGTCCACCCCGCGGGGGTCAAGGACAGGCGCAGCGGTGAGCACTGGGGCGGACGTCTGTACATGCGAGAGATCTCGCTGCACATCGACCCCTACCTGGTGAACACCAGGATCACGCCCAACCAGCTCACGTATCTGATGACGGTCTTCGGTGTGCTGGCGTGTCCCGCACTGCTGTGGCCGGGCATTCCCGGCGCGGTGCTCGGCGCGGTGATGGTCCAGCTCTATCTGCTGCTCGACTGTGTCGACGGGGAGATCGCCCGCTGGCGCAAGCAGTTCTCGCTCGGCGGCGTCTATCTGGACCGGGTCGGTGCCTATCTCACCGACGCGGCGGTGCTGGTCGGCTTCGGGCTGCGCGGCGCCGACCTGTGGGGGAGCGGCCGCATCGACTGGCTGTGGGCCTTCCTCGGCACCCTGGCCGCCCTCGGCGCCATCATGATCAAGGCCGAGACGGACCTCGTCGGGGTCGCCCGCCACCAGACGGGGCTGCCGCCGGTCAAGGAGTCGGCCTCGGAGCAGCGCTCCTCCGGCATGGCGCTGGCCCGCAAGGCCGCCGGGGCGCTCAAGTTCCACCGGCTGATCCTCGGCATCGAGGCGTCGCTGCTGATCATCGTGCTGGCCGTGGTCGACCAGATCAGGGGCGACCTGTTCTTCACCAGGCTGGGTATCGCGGTGCTCGCCGGTATCGCCGTCGTGCAGACACTGCTGCACCTGGTGTCGATTCTCGCGTCGAGCAGGCTCAAGTGA
- a CDS encoding phosphocholine cytidylyltransferase family protein: MIGLVLAAGAGRRLRPYTDTLPKALVPVGPEGKEDSITVLDLTLGNFAEIGLTEVAIIVGYRKEAVYERKAALEQKYGLKLTLIDNDKAEEWNNAYSLWCGRDSIRHTVILANGDTVHPVSVERTLLAARGDGKKIILALDTVKNLADEEMKVVADPEKGVSKITKLMDPAEATGEYIGVTLIEGEAADELADALKATYERDPQLYYEDGYQELVNRGFKVDVAPIGEVTWVEIDNHDDLAKGREIACQY; this comes from the coding sequence ATGATCGGCCTCGTGCTGGCCGCCGGCGCCGGACGGCGTCTGCGTCCCTACACCGACACCCTGCCCAAGGCGCTGGTGCCGGTAGGGCCCGAGGGCAAGGAGGACAGCATCACGGTGCTGGACCTGACGCTCGGGAACTTCGCGGAGATCGGCCTCACCGAGGTCGCCATCATCGTCGGGTACCGCAAGGAAGCCGTCTACGAGCGCAAGGCGGCGCTTGAGCAGAAGTACGGCCTCAAGCTCACCCTGATCGACAACGACAAGGCCGAGGAGTGGAACAACGCCTACTCCCTGTGGTGCGGCCGTGACTCCATCCGGCACACGGTGATCCTCGCCAACGGCGACACCGTCCACCCGGTCTCCGTCGAGAGGACGCTGCTCGCCGCCCGCGGCGACGGCAAGAAGATCATCCTCGCGCTCGACACGGTGAAGAACCTCGCCGACGAGGAGATGAAGGTCGTCGCCGACCCCGAGAAGGGTGTCAGCAAGATCACCAAGCTGATGGACCCCGCCGAGGCGACCGGCGAGTACATCGGCGTCACCCTCATCGAGGGCGAGGCCGCGGACGAGCTGGCCGACGCCCTGAAGGCCACCTACGAGCGCGACCCGCAGCTCTACTACGAGGACGGCTACCAGGAGCTGGTCAACCGCGGCTTCAAGGTCGACGTGGCGCCCATCGGTGAGGTCACCTGGGTGGAGATCGACAACCACGACGACCTGGCAAAGGGCAGGGAGATCGCGTGCCAGTACTGA
- the hpnC gene encoding squalene synthase HpnC, whose protein sequence is MRADRGTNPGAPARDTLGKAADENFPVAPFFLPRAWRDDLMAVYGFARLVDDIGDGDLAPGGADARHLGVGPLEADDRLVMLDAFETDLHRVFDASATPHHPLLRALRPTVRRCGLIPDPFLALIEANRQDQRVSRYATYEELRAYCELSANPVGRLVLGITGTESAERIRRSDAICTALQIIEHLQDVSEDLRRDRVYLPAEDMTRFHVTEADLAAPTGGASVRALVAFEVERAHELLNEGMPLVGSVHGRLKLLLAGFVAGGRAALVAVRDAGHDVLPRPPKPTKLRLLREVGATLRGEG, encoded by the coding sequence GTGAGGGCGGACAGGGGTACGAACCCCGGCGCCCCGGCGCGAGACACGCTCGGAAAGGCCGCGGACGAGAACTTTCCGGTGGCCCCGTTCTTCCTGCCGCGCGCCTGGCGCGACGATCTGATGGCCGTTTACGGATTCGCGCGGCTCGTCGACGACATCGGTGACGGCGACCTCGCCCCCGGTGGCGCCGACGCCCGCCATCTGGGGGTCGGCCCGCTGGAGGCGGACGACCGGCTGGTCATGCTCGACGCGTTCGAGACGGACCTGCACCGCGTCTTCGACGCCTCGGCCACACCTCACCACCCGCTCCTGCGTGCGCTGCGTCCCACCGTCCGCCGCTGCGGACTCATCCCCGACCCCTTCCTCGCGCTGATCGAGGCGAACCGCCAGGACCAGCGCGTCAGCCGTTACGCCACCTACGAAGAACTGCGCGCGTACTGTGAGCTCTCCGCCAATCCGGTGGGACGGCTGGTGCTCGGCATCACGGGGACGGAGAGCGCCGAGCGGATCCGCCGCTCCGACGCCATCTGCACCGCGCTTCAGATCATCGAGCATCTCCAGGACGTGAGCGAGGACCTGAGGCGGGATCGCGTCTACCTGCCCGCCGAGGACATGACCCGCTTTCACGTCACGGAAGCCGATCTGGCGGCCCCCACGGGGGGCGCGTCGGTGCGCGCGCTGGTCGCATTTGAAGTGGAACGCGCCCACGAGCTGCTGAATGAAGGGATGCCGCTGGTGGGTAGCGTCCACGGCAGGCTCAAGCTACTGCTCGCCGGTTTCGTGGCCGGAGGGCGAGCGGCCCTCGTGGCCGTGAGGGACGCGGGCCACGACGTACTTCCCAGGCCGCCGAAGCCCACCAAGCTCAGGCTGCTGCGCGAGGTGGGAGCGACTCTGCGAGGAGAAGGGTGA
- a CDS encoding DUF5941 domain-containing protein, translated as MSTAILIGQPVPGSPLEGDLRALGFDVRTVSDAAQAEVEIAAVPASARVAVVDARFVGHQHTLRLGLTDPRFPLACVPGAVTAKPEARHELTQALTSQTHAPVGGQSPLERWDGTGGPLPDRLADAVESAGTAVHRPELGTLVAAVPEDPQSRNEARQRVAAVDDEAVRLRSAVKARDGFFTTYCISPYSRYIARWCARRGLTPNQVTTASLLVALIAAGCAATGTRGGFVAAGVLLIASFVLDCTDGQLARYSLQYSTLGAWLDATFDRAKEYAYYAGLALGAARGGDDVWALALGAMVLQACRHIVDFSFNEANHDAQANTSPTAALSDKLDSVGWTVWLRRMIVLPIGERWALIAVLTAVTTPRVTFYVLLIGCALAACYTTAGRVLRSLTRRARRTDRAARALADLADSGPLAGGLGAALRGVGRKLPGFGAPFLALLGGAVVTALAAFTDFGGVWPVVGALVYTLTSALAVARPLKGPLDWLVPPFFRAAEYGTILLLAARADVNGALPAAFGLVSAVAYHHYDTVYRIRGGTGAPPNWLVRSVGGHDGRTLVVTIAAVALSASAFTVALTVIAVLVALLVLFESIRFWVSSHAPAVHDEGEPA; from the coding sequence CTGTCGACCGCCATCCTCATCGGACAGCCGGTCCCCGGGTCGCCGCTCGAAGGCGATCTGCGGGCACTGGGTTTCGACGTGCGGACCGTCTCCGACGCGGCCCAGGCCGAGGTGGAGATCGCCGCGGTGCCCGCCTCGGCGCGGGTCGCGGTGGTGGACGCCCGCTTCGTCGGCCACCAGCACACCCTGCGGCTCGGCCTCACCGACCCGCGCTTCCCGCTGGCCTGCGTACCCGGCGCCGTCACCGCCAAGCCCGAGGCACGCCACGAACTGACCCAGGCGCTGACCTCCCAGACCCATGCCCCTGTGGGGGGCCAGAGCCCCCTGGAGAGGTGGGACGGGACCGGCGGCCCGCTGCCCGACCGGCTCGCCGACGCCGTCGAGAGCGCGGGCACCGCCGTGCACCGCCCGGAGCTCGGCACGCTCGTCGCCGCGGTCCCCGAAGACCCCCAGAGCCGCAACGAGGCACGCCAGCGCGTCGCGGCCGTCGACGACGAGGCCGTCAGGCTGCGCTCCGCGGTCAAGGCGCGCGACGGCTTCTTCACGACGTACTGCATCAGCCCCTACTCGCGCTACATCGCCCGCTGGTGCGCCCGTCGCGGGCTCACCCCCAACCAGGTCACCACCGCCTCGCTGCTGGTCGCGCTCATCGCGGCGGGCTGCGCGGCGACCGGCACCAGGGGCGGGTTCGTCGCCGCGGGCGTGCTGCTGATCGCCTCCTTCGTCCTGGACTGCACCGACGGGCAGCTCGCCCGCTACTCCCTCCAGTACTCGACGCTCGGCGCCTGGCTCGACGCGACCTTCGACCGCGCCAAGGAGTACGCGTACTACGCGGGGCTCGCGCTCGGCGCGGCGCGCGGCGGCGACGACGTATGGGCCCTGGCACTCGGCGCCATGGTCCTCCAGGCGTGCCGCCACATCGTCGACTTCTCGTTCAACGAGGCCAACCACGACGCCCAGGCCAACACCAGCCCCACCGCCGCCCTCTCCGACAAACTCGACAGCGTCGGGTGGACGGTCTGGCTGCGCAGGATGATCGTGCTGCCGATCGGTGAGCGCTGGGCGCTGATAGCCGTACTGACGGCGGTGACCACCCCGCGCGTCACCTTCTACGTCCTGCTCATCGGCTGCGCGCTCGCCGCCTGCTACACCACGGCGGGACGCGTCCTGCGCTCGCTGACCCGGCGGGCCCGCCGTACCGACCGCGCCGCGCGGGCCCTGGCCGACCTCGCCGACAGCGGCCCCCTCGCGGGCGGCCTCGGCGCGGCGCTGCGGGGCGTCGGGCGCAAGCTGCCCGGGTTCGGCGCCCCCTTCCTCGCCCTGCTCGGCGGAGCCGTCGTCACCGCGCTCGCCGCCTTCACCGACTTCGGAGGCGTCTGGCCGGTCGTCGGGGCGCTGGTCTACACGCTGACCTCGGCGCTCGCCGTCGCACGGCCCCTCAAGGGCCCCCTCGACTGGCTGGTCCCGCCGTTCTTCCGCGCCGCCGAGTACGGCACGATCCTGCTGCTCGCCGCCCGCGCGGACGTGAACGGGGCCTTGCCCGCGGCTTTCGGTCTGGTGTCGGCGGTCGCCTACCATCACTACGACACGGTGTACCGCATCCGCGGTGGCACCGGCGCGCCGCCGAACTGGCTGGTGCGGTCCGTCGGCGGACACGACGGCAGGACGCTCGTGGTCACCATCGCCGCGGTGGCCCTGTCCGCCTCAGCTTTCACCGTCGCGCTCACGGTCATCGCCGTGCTCGTGGCACTTCTGGTGCTCTTCGAGAGCATCCGCTTCTGGGTGTCTTCGCACGCACCCGCCGTACACGATGAAGGAGAACCCGCATGA
- a CDS encoding cation diffusion facilitator family transporter, protein MGAGHDHGHGGSTSSTVTSAYRGRLRVALGITLAVMVVEIVGGLLADSLALIADAAHMATDALGLGMALLAIHFAARPASDRATFGYARAEILAALANCLLLLGVGGYVVFEAVERFITPADTHGGQTIVFGVIGLVANMISLTLLVRGQQESLNVRGAFLEVAADALGSLAVIVSAVLILATGWRAADPIASLIIGLMIVPRTWKLLRETVHVLLEAAPKGVDMAEVRAHIVALPGVEDVHDLHAWTITSGMPVLSAHVVVGADTLNAIGHEKMLHELQGCLGHHFDVEHCTFQLEPSGHAEHEAKLCL, encoded by the coding sequence ATGGGGGCAGGGCACGATCACGGACACGGCGGGTCCACGTCCTCCACGGTGACCTCCGCCTACCGGGGGCGGCTGCGGGTCGCCCTCGGGATCACGCTCGCCGTCATGGTCGTGGAGATCGTCGGGGGGCTCCTCGCCGACTCGCTCGCCCTGATCGCGGACGCGGCGCACATGGCCACCGACGCCCTCGGTCTCGGTATGGCGCTGCTCGCCATCCACTTCGCCGCGAGGCCCGCAAGCGACCGGGCCACCTTCGGCTACGCGCGGGCGGAGATCCTCGCGGCGCTCGCCAACTGTCTGCTGCTGCTCGGCGTGGGCGGCTATGTCGTGTTCGAGGCCGTCGAGCGGTTCATCACCCCGGCCGACACGCACGGCGGACAGACGATCGTCTTCGGTGTGATCGGCCTGGTCGCCAACATGATCTCCCTGACGCTGCTCGTGCGGGGGCAGCAGGAGAGCCTGAACGTGCGCGGCGCCTTCCTCGAAGTGGCGGCCGACGCGCTCGGCTCCCTCGCGGTGATCGTCTCCGCCGTGCTCATCCTCGCCACGGGGTGGCGGGCCGCGGACCCCATCGCTTCGCTGATCATCGGTCTGATGATCGTGCCGCGTACCTGGAAGCTGCTGCGGGAGACGGTGCACGTCCTCCTCGAAGCGGCCCCCAAGGGGGTCGACATGGCCGAGGTGCGGGCCCACATCGTGGCGCTGCCCGGCGTCGAGGACGTACACGACCTGCACGCCTGGACCATCACCTCCGGCATGCCCGTCCTCTCCGCGCACGTCGTGGTCGGCGCCGACACGCTGAACGCCATCGGCCACGAGAAGATGCTCCACGAGCTCCAGGGATGTCTCGGTCATCATTTCGATGTCGAGCACTGCACCTTCCAGCTGGAGCCGAGCGGCCACGCCGAGCACGAGGCCAAGCTGTGCCTCTGA
- a CDS encoding ABC transporter permease: protein MSDTTQDGGVALTTPPSPDAGLSRPELAAKYGLTVSGARPGLFEYVRQLWGRRHFILSFSQAKLTAQYSQAKLGQLWQVATPLLNALVYFFIFGLLLGGRKGIPHNAYVPFLVTGVFVFTFTQSSVQAGVKAISGNLGLVRALHFPRASLPISFSLQQLQQLLFSLIVLVIVMVGFGYYPDLSWLLVIPALALQLVFNTGLALVFARMGAKTPDLAQLMPFIMRTWMYASGVMFSIPAMLATKDVPSWVSDVLQWNPASIYMDLIRFAMIDDYGPKYLPPHVWAFAAAWAVVIGIGGFVYFWKAEERYGRG from the coding sequence GTGAGTGACACAACGCAGGACGGCGGTGTCGCGTTGACCACCCCGCCGTCACCCGACGCCGGGCTCTCCCGCCCCGAGCTGGCCGCCAAGTACGGCCTGACGGTGAGCGGCGCGAGGCCCGGACTGTTCGAGTACGTACGCCAGCTCTGGGGCCGGCGCCACTTCATCCTCTCCTTCTCGCAGGCGAAGCTCACCGCCCAGTACAGCCAGGCCAAGCTCGGCCAGCTCTGGCAGGTGGCGACCCCGCTGCTGAACGCGCTCGTCTACTTCTTCATCTTCGGCCTGCTGCTCGGGGGGAGGAAGGGCATCCCGCACAACGCCTACGTGCCCTTCCTCGTGACCGGCGTCTTCGTCTTCACCTTCACCCAGAGCTCCGTGCAGGCGGGTGTGAAGGCCATCTCCGGCAACCTCGGCCTGGTCCGCGCGCTGCACTTCCCGCGCGCCTCGCTGCCCATCTCGTTCTCGCTCCAGCAGCTCCAGCAGCTGCTGTTCTCGCTGATCGTGCTGGTCATCGTGATGGTCGGGTTCGGGTACTACCCGGACCTCTCGTGGCTGCTGGTGATTCCCGCCCTCGCGCTCCAGCTCGTGTTCAACACCGGACTCGCGCTGGTCTTCGCCCGCATGGGCGCCAAGACACCCGACCTCGCCCAGCTCATGCCGTTCATCATGCGTACCTGGATGTACGCCTCCGGGGTCATGTTCTCCATCCCGGCGATGCTGGCCACCAAGGACGTGCCGAGCTGGGTGAGCGATGTGCTCCAGTGGAATCCGGCCTCGATCTACATGGACCTGATCCGTTTCGCGATGATCGACGACTACGGGCCCAAGTACCTGCCCCCGCATGTGTGGGCCTTCGCGGCGGCTTGGGCCGTGGTGATCGGCATCGGCGGCTTTGTGTACTTCTGGAAGGCGGAAGAGCGGTATGGCCGTGGCTGA
- the galE gene encoding UDP-glucose 4-epimerase GalE: MTWLITGGAGYIGAHVTRALAAAGERVVVLDDVSSGIPERLPADIPLVRGSILDGEPLRRVFAEHEVTGVVHLAGRKQVGESVERPLHYYRENLHGLTVLLDAVAEAGIQRFVFSSSAAVYGNPPTADLVTEDTPCAPLSPYGETKLAGEWLVRATGRAHGIATVCLRYFNVAGAGAPELADTGVFNIVPMVFDRLTRDEAPRIFGDDYPTADGTCVRDYIHVSDLARAHLAACRRTGEGAGAGDLTVNVGSGTGVSVRELVTLIGEVTGDRRPALVEPRRPGDAPVAVASARLAGEALGWKAVLGVREMVESAWEGWLLRHPEARSCEGRATED, from the coding sequence ATGACGTGGCTGATCACAGGCGGAGCGGGATACATCGGGGCACATGTGACGAGGGCCCTGGCGGCAGCCGGGGAGCGGGTGGTCGTCCTGGACGACGTCAGCTCGGGCATCCCGGAGCGGCTCCCGGCGGACATTCCCCTCGTACGCGGTTCGATTCTCGACGGCGAGCCGCTGAGGCGGGTCTTCGCCGAGCACGAGGTGACGGGGGTCGTCCATCTCGCGGGCCGCAAGCAGGTCGGCGAGTCCGTGGAGCGCCCGCTGCACTACTACCGGGAGAACCTGCACGGTCTGACGGTGCTGCTCGATGCCGTCGCGGAGGCCGGGATCCAGCGGTTCGTCTTCTCGTCGTCCGCCGCCGTCTACGGCAATCCGCCCACCGCCGACCTGGTCACGGAGGACACCCCGTGCGCGCCCCTGAGCCCGTACGGCGAGACGAAGCTCGCGGGTGAGTGGCTGGTGCGCGCGACGGGCCGGGCCCACGGGATCGCGACGGTGTGCCTGCGGTACTTCAACGTGGCGGGCGCGGGCGCGCCCGAGCTGGCCGACACCGGGGTGTTCAACATCGTGCCGATGGTCTTCGACCGGCTCACCAGGGACGAGGCACCACGGATCTTCGGCGACGACTACCCGACCGCCGACGGCACCTGTGTGCGCGACTACATCCATGTCTCGGATCTCGCTCGGGCGCACCTGGCGGCGTGCCGCAGGACCGGTGAGGGGGCCGGCGCGGGCGATCTGACGGTCAACGTCGGCAGCGGCACGGGGGTGTCCGTGCGCGAGTTGGTCACGCTGATCGGTGAGGTCACGGGTGACCGCCGTCCGGCCCTGGTCGAACCCCGCCGTCCGGGGGACGCGCCGGTCGCCGTGGCCTCCGCGCGGCTCGCGGGTGAGGCGCTCGGCTGGAAGGCGGTCCTCGGCGTGCGCGAGATGGTCGAGTCGGCGTGGGAGGGCTGGCTGCTGCGCCACCCAGAGGCCCGCTCCTGCGAGGGGCGCGCCACCGAGGACTGA
- a CDS encoding glycosyltransferase family 2 protein — MSDPLKVGAVIITMGTRPDELRALLDSLAKQEGGPVEAVVVGNGSPVPDLPEGVRTVELPENLGIPGGRNVGIEAFGPAGREMDVLLFLDDDGLLAGTDTARLCREAFEADPELGIISFRIADPETGQTARRHVPRLRASDPMHSSRVTTFLGGANAVRTRVFADAGVLPGDFFYAHEETDLAWRALDAGWMIDYRADMVLLHPTTAPSRHAVYHRMVARNRVWLARRNLPAPLVPVYLGVWLLLTLARRPSAPALKAWFGGFKEGWSSPCGPRRPMKWRTVWRLTRLGRPPVI; from the coding sequence ATGAGTGATCCCCTGAAGGTCGGCGCGGTCATCATCACGATGGGCACCCGCCCCGACGAGCTGCGCGCCCTGCTCGACTCGCTCGCCAAGCAGGAGGGCGGGCCCGTCGAGGCCGTCGTCGTCGGCAACGGTTCGCCGGTGCCCGACCTCCCCGAGGGCGTGCGGACCGTCGAGCTGCCCGAGAACCTGGGCATCCCCGGCGGCCGCAACGTCGGTATCGAGGCGTTCGGCCCCGCCGGTCGCGAGATGGACGTCCTGCTCTTCCTCGACGACGACGGACTGCTCGCGGGTACGGACACGGCGAGGCTGTGCAGGGAGGCCTTCGAGGCCGACCCGGAGCTGGGCATCATCAGCTTCCGTATCGCGGACCCGGAGACCGGGCAGACGGCGCGCAGGCACGTGCCGAGGCTGCGCGCCTCCGACCCGATGCACTCGTCGCGGGTGACGACCTTCCTCGGTGGCGCCAACGCGGTGCGGACGCGGGTCTTCGCCGACGCCGGCGTGCTGCCCGGTGACTTCTTCTACGCACATGAGGAGACGGACCTGGCCTGGCGGGCCCTGGACGCCGGCTGGATGATCGACTACCGGGCCGACATGGTGCTGCTGCACCCCACGACGGCCCCCTCCCGGCACGCGGTCTACCACCGAATGGTCGCCCGCAACCGGGTGTGGCTGGCCCGCCGTAATCTGCCCGCTCCGCTGGTCCCCGTCTACCTGGGGGTCTGGTTGCTGCTCACCCTGGCCAGGCGCCCGTCGGCCCCCGCCCTCAAGGCATGGTTCGGCGGATTCAAGGAGGGCTGGAGCTCTCCTTGCGGCCCGCGCCGCCCCATGAAGTGGCGTACGGTGTGGCGCCTGACCCGGCTGGGCCGCCCGCCCGTGATCTGA